In a genomic window of Gloeothece verrucosa PCC 7822:
- a CDS encoding MFS transporter, giving the protein MKWIIYISGFFGLFLFNNVLLTMLFYRYDPGISNSNNFPLIVPSLLVGIALFISRSSAAILQPFIGYSSDRFKSRWGCRRPFLAISIFPLTFSFILLFLPPKFSEIGNFFYLLILLFLFFCSLALYQIPYLAWLPTIAPTDKQRIFVATLLGVSSLLGTAVAGIGSPWLTYHYNFEVMAFCLGSLGLITLLIPLINLENETEPIEKRYSFRQSFQLGWKNLPFRIYLGGIGSAWITASILSVCPTYIAVALLQKQIDFGGIINGIFLLSALLGTALITLIVRRWGKAKTFQISMFWSAGILLILGLFSLWFKVPQLIWLMLLMLNGLGLASIFILPNAMLPDIIDNNKKFKKNLQAVYFGIRGLLIEISVGFGLFLAGILLMLGNTKAQPQGILFSLIIAACFAFVSAGFFSFYRIQK; this is encoded by the coding sequence ATGAAATGGATTATATATATTTCAGGATTTTTTGGTTTATTTTTATTCAACAATGTCCTCTTAACCATGCTATTTTACCGCTACGATCCTGGAATAAGTAATTCAAACAATTTTCCTTTAATTGTTCCCTCACTTTTGGTAGGAATAGCCTTATTTATAAGCCGCTCTAGTGCAGCTATTCTTCAGCCCTTTATAGGATATAGCTCAGACCGATTTAAAAGCCGGTGGGGTTGTCGTCGTCCCTTTTTAGCGATCAGTATTTTTCCTTTAACTTTTTCCTTCATTTTACTTTTTCTACCCCCTAAATTTTCAGAAATTGGCAACTTTTTTTATTTATTAATTTTACTGTTTTTATTTTTTTGCTCACTAGCTCTTTATCAAATTCCCTATTTAGCTTGGTTACCCACGATTGCGCCTACCGATAAACAAAGAATCTTTGTAGCCACTTTATTAGGAGTATCTAGCTTACTGGGTACAGCCGTCGCAGGAATAGGATCACCTTGGTTAACTTATCATTATAATTTTGAAGTAATGGCGTTTTGCCTAGGTAGTCTAGGATTAATAACTCTACTCATACCCTTAATTAATCTTGAAAACGAAACCGAGCCTATAGAAAAGCGTTACTCATTTCGGCAATCTTTTCAATTAGGATGGAAAAATCTCCCTTTTAGGATTTATTTAGGCGGCATTGGTTCAGCATGGATTACTGCCAGCATTTTATCCGTTTGTCCTACCTATATAGCCGTAGCTCTTTTACAGAAACAAATAGATTTTGGAGGAATTATTAATGGAATTTTTTTACTCAGTGCCTTACTCGGTACAGCTTTAATAACCCTTATAGTTCGACGTTGGGGAAAAGCGAAAACGTTTCAAATATCAATGTTTTGGTCTGCTGGTATATTATTAATTTTAGGACTGTTTTCTTTATGGTTTAAGGTTCCTCAGTTAATTTGGTTAATGCTGTTAATGCTCAATGGTTTGGGATTAGCCAGTATTTTTATTTTGCCTAATGCCATGCTACCAGATATTATAGATAATAATAAAAAATTCAAAAAAAATTTACAGGCTGTTTATTTTGGTATTAGAGGTTTATTAATTGAAATAAGTGTCGGTTTTGGTCTTTTCTTAGCCGGAATATTGTTAATGCTTGGCAATACTAAAGCACAACCACAAGGAATTTTATTTTCTTTAATTATAGCCGCTTGTTTTGCTTTTGTTTCAGCCGGCTTTTTTTCTTTTTATCGAATTCAAAAATAA
- a CDS encoding SBBP repeat-containing protein, whose translation MVSPNLSTVNSSLLETDLTKLIEAASSSTDNRLRVLTPASDYAYGWGDDAQTVWARAGNDFLSPFNPTTAGQKVKRIDRLYGDREEDVSSVTREFSDVFILGDYNIPYYVNPGNSTLQYAIIADFNPNIDFIRLHGNATNYQLKNTATGTNIFWQDPNTGELDLIGKVSNISNLDLNASYFKFIGNTPPAPSPSLSKVYQFGTTSREIPNGIATDLSGNVYVTGSTGGDLDGNGPDTYKGNLDVWVAKYNNQGELLWRHQYGSSEYDSGSNIHVDENGNVYLTGQTTGYLGDDPSGQNLGQRDYWVRKYDTNGNLIWAKQPYQTSDIATDIFNPITGEKVPVQGMVQSQLFDVAFGIDTDSAGNVYQGGLINRGASSTTRRISREVLGTGLATEDDFFLNKYDSNGNLIWRREYGTLGLFDEQYDIAVDSKANAVYAAGWTYGNLGAIDGDPEPVHELYDAWIGKFDSNNGELLWVKQFGSDEFDFTWAVELDSKGNAYAAGWTYGNIVDNSKTVVGNTNADVWIAKYNSDGEQQWIRQFGTPGDDVVEVGAFNIDPKDNLFLTGYTNSNFGGENAGSYDIWLSKYNSDGEQLWVQQFGTPQADFAYDIVSDGNFVYITGFTEGSTSIANVGATDTIIAKFDANTGELLNFNSSVAAANSLPSNSFNEILGTANADNLIGTDNADKITGLDGNDTLKGQDGDDILNGGNGNDTLTGGNGLDQFIFASGKTFKAQEMGNDKITDFTGIDQIILSKQTFTALSSSVGKGFSNADEFAVVSKDFQAATSKAKIIYSAGSGKLFYNTNGAASGLGDGGVFAQLTGAPNLSGDSIIITT comes from the coding sequence ATGGTAAGTCCAAACTTGAGTACAGTTAACTCGTCATTATTGGAAACTGATTTAACAAAGCTTATTGAAGCTGCCAGTAGCAGTACAGATAACCGTTTGAGGGTACTAACCCCGGCTTCAGATTATGCTTATGGCTGGGGAGATGATGCACAAACAGTTTGGGCTAGAGCCGGTAATGATTTTTTATCACCTTTCAACCCAACAACTGCTGGACAAAAAGTTAAACGAATAGATAGGCTTTATGGGGATCGAGAAGAAGACGTTTCTTCCGTTACTCGAGAATTTAGTGATGTTTTTATACTTGGGGATTATAACATTCCTTACTATGTTAATCCAGGAAATAGTACATTGCAATATGCTATTATTGCTGACTTTAATCCCAATATTGACTTTATTAGACTGCATGGAAATGCAACCAATTATCAACTCAAAAACACAGCTACAGGGACAAATATATTTTGGCAAGACCCTAACACAGGCGAGTTAGATTTAATTGGCAAAGTCAGCAATATTTCAAATTTAGACCTTAACGCCAGTTACTTTAAATTTATAGGAAATACTCCTCCCGCTCCCTCTCCCTCGCTATCAAAAGTCTATCAATTTGGTACCACTTCTCGGGAAATTCCCAATGGTATTGCCACTGATTTATCAGGCAATGTTTATGTAACAGGCTCTACAGGGGGCGATTTAGATGGCAACGGGCCAGATACCTATAAAGGTAACTTAGATGTCTGGGTTGCCAAATATAACAATCAAGGAGAACTGCTATGGCGTCATCAGTATGGCTCTAGTGAGTATGATAGCGGCTCCAATATCCATGTTGACGAAAATGGCAATGTCTATCTCACAGGTCAAACAACAGGCTATCTAGGAGATGATCCTTCAGGACAAAATTTAGGGCAACGGGATTATTGGGTTCGCAAATATGATACCAATGGCAATTTAATATGGGCAAAACAACCCTACCAGACTTCTGATATTGCCACAGATATTTTTAATCCCATAACAGGAGAAAAAGTACCAGTCCAAGGAATGGTTCAGAGTCAACTCTTTGATGTAGCTTTTGGCATAGATACAGACAGTGCGGGAAATGTTTATCAAGGAGGACTAATTAATCGCGGAGCATCTTCTACTACTCGTAGAATTTCTCGAGAAGTTTTAGGGACAGGTTTAGCCACAGAAGATGATTTTTTCCTCAATAAATATGACAGCAATGGCAATCTAATCTGGCGGCGAGAATATGGGACTCTTGGTTTATTTGATGAACAATATGATATTGCCGTTGATTCTAAAGCCAATGCTGTTTATGCCGCAGGCTGGACATACGGAAACCTAGGAGCCATCGACGGAGACCCCGAACCAGTTCATGAATTATATGATGCTTGGATTGGTAAATTTGATAGCAATAATGGAGAATTGCTGTGGGTTAAACAATTTGGTTCCGATGAATTTGATTTTACTTGGGCTGTAGAACTTGATAGTAAAGGTAATGCTTATGCAGCCGGTTGGACCTATGGAAATATTGTTGATAATAGTAAGACTGTTGTTGGCAATACTAACGCCGATGTTTGGATCGCCAAATACAATAGTGATGGTGAGCAACAATGGATACGTCAGTTTGGGACTCCTGGTGATGATGTAGTAGAAGTCGGTGCCTTTAATATCGATCCTAAAGATAACTTATTTCTCACCGGATATACTAATAGTAATTTTGGCGGAGAAAATGCTGGTTCCTACGATATTTGGCTAAGCAAATACAATAGCGACGGCGAGCAACTATGGGTTCAACAGTTTGGAACTCCCCAGGCTGATTTTGCTTATGACATTGTTTCTGATGGCAATTTTGTTTACATTACAGGATTTACTGAAGGTTCAACCAGTATTGCTAATGTTGGTGCTACCGATACCATAATTGCCAAATTCGATGCTAATACTGGAGAATTATTAAATTTCAATTCATCAGTAGCGGCGGCAAATAGCTTACCCAGTAATTCATTTAATGAAATTTTAGGAACAGCCAATGCCGATAATTTAATCGGGACTGATAATGCCGATAAAATCACCGGTTTAGACGGCAATGATACCTTAAAAGGTCAAGACGGTGATGATATTCTTAATGGCGGCAACGGCAATGATACTTTAACAGGAGGTAATGGCTTAGATCAATTTATTTTTGCTTCCGGTAAAACTTTTAAAGCGCAAGAAATGGGCAACGATAAAATTACCGATTTTACGGGAATTGATCAAATAATTCTAAGTAAACAGACATTTACTGCACTAAGTAGTTCCGTTGGAAAAGGCTTTAGTAATGCTGATGAATTTGCCGTTGTCAGCAAAGACTTTCAAGCCGCAACCAGTAAAGCCAAAATTATTTATAGTGCTGGTAGTGGCAAACTCTTCTACAACACCAATGGGGCTGCTTCAGGACTAGGAGATGGTGGTGTATTTGCTCAACTAACAGGCGCTCCTAATCTTAGTGGAGACAGCATTATTATTACCACTTAA
- a CDS encoding o-succinylbenzoate synthase: MKYRFEFHPYQRQFKQPLVTSHGLWKVRKGIIVRLTDTKGRKGLGEIAPLEWFGSESFEQALEFCTQLPSEITRDDILAISPKLSACQFGFESALENITLPFDQISSPISKPTNFSALLPSGQAALESWKKFWNQGYRTFKWKIGIISLTDELKILSQLAQVLPADVKLRLDANGGLKFFEAVELLKICDRIGIEFLEQPLPPTELEAMLKLSTEFSTLLALDESVATLHQLKSCYEYGWQDIFVIKPAIAGSPSLLRCFCQTYQIDTVFSSVFETLIGQKFALKLSKELSKNKRADGFGVNHWFANNDIFSEFKI; this comes from the coding sequence ATGAAATACCGGTTTGAGTTTCACCCTTATCAACGTCAATTTAAGCAGCCGCTAGTCACCAGTCATGGACTATGGAAAGTCAGAAAAGGAATTATTGTGCGGCTAACAGACACAAAAGGAAGAAAAGGTTTAGGCGAAATTGCACCTTTAGAATGGTTTGGTTCAGAAAGCTTTGAGCAAGCCCTAGAATTTTGTACTCAACTCCCCTCAGAAATTACCCGAGATGATATATTAGCAATTTCTCCTAAACTCAGTGCTTGTCAATTCGGTTTTGAATCAGCCTTAGAAAATATAACATTACCTTTTGATCAAATATCATCACCCATCAGCAAGCCTACTAATTTTAGTGCCTTGCTACCCTCTGGACAAGCCGCGCTTGAAAGTTGGAAAAAGTTTTGGAATCAAGGTTACCGTACTTTTAAATGGAAAATAGGCATAATTTCATTGACCGATGAACTCAAAATTCTTAGTCAATTAGCTCAAGTGTTACCTGCGGATGTCAAATTACGTTTAGATGCAAATGGTGGGCTTAAATTTTTCGAAGCAGTTGAGTTATTAAAAATTTGTGATCGTATAGGAATAGAATTTCTTGAACAACCTTTACCCCCTACTGAATTAGAGGCAATGCTTAAGTTGAGTACAGAATTTTCCACATTGCTTGCTTTAGATGAATCAGTAGCCACTCTCCATCAATTAAAAAGCTGTTATGAATACGGATGGCAAGATATTTTTGTAATTAAACCGGCTATAGCTGGCTCTCCCTCACTTTTACGCTGTTTTTGCCAAACTTATCAAATTGACACCGTTTTTTCCAGTGTTTTTGAAACCCTAATCGGTCAAAAATTTGCTCTAAAACTTAGTAAAGAACTGAGCAAAAATAAACGAGCAGATGGTTTTGGGGTAAATCATTGGTTTGCTAATAATGATATTTTTTCTGAATTTAAAATTTAA
- a CDS encoding alpha/beta fold hydrolase encodes MRDKASVFTHNYFQQCYYKNNLGQLSYLDSYQQKKETIIFLHGFTNNSHSFLGLPETIINQYRCLIPDLPGHGKTHLLQGANTFNTDAQVALLKEWLCSLKVNKFHLLGYSMGGRLALQFALKNLAQIQSLILVSTTAGIQDEIFRLERRQADDKLATKILSSEPIDFLKFWLSQPLFQGISEQGEDFIAEEIKKRLPLQKSGLVCSLKYFSSGIMPSVWDQLAKLKMPCLIIAGSRDTKYSKIAWELVNSIPNTKINLLQTTHTPLIESPLLFWKSVIKFLQEEFE; translated from the coding sequence ATGAGGGACAAAGCTTCTGTTTTCACTCATAATTATTTCCAACAGTGTTACTACAAAAATAACTTAGGTCAGCTTTCTTACCTAGATTCTTATCAGCAGAAAAAAGAAACAATTATATTTTTACATGGCTTCACTAATAACAGTCATAGCTTTTTAGGCTTGCCAGAAACCATTATTAATCAATACCGATGTTTAATCCCGGACTTACCTGGGCACGGAAAAACCCATCTTTTACAAGGGGCAAATACTTTTAATACTGATGCACAGGTTGCATTATTAAAAGAATGGCTATGTTCTTTAAAAGTAAATAAATTTCATTTATTGGGTTATTCAATGGGTGGACGACTAGCCCTACAATTCGCTCTAAAAAATTTGGCTCAAATTCAGTCTTTAATATTAGTATCTACAACGGCCGGAATTCAAGATGAAATATTCCGTTTAGAACGAAGACAAGCCGATGATAAATTAGCCACAAAAATTCTCAGTTCCGAGCCGATTGACTTTTTAAAATTTTGGTTATCCCAGCCCCTCTTTCAAGGAATATCCGAACAAGGTGAAGATTTTATCGCTGAAGAAATAAAAAAACGTTTACCTCTTCAAAAATCCGGATTAGTTTGCAGTTTAAAATATTTTAGTTCTGGAATCATGCCTTCAGTTTGGGATCAATTAGCCAAACTGAAAATGCCTTGTTTAATCATAGCAGGTTCTAGAGATACAAAATACTCAAAAATAGCCTGGGAGCTAGTAAACTCTATCCCCAACACTAAAATAAATTTGTTACAAACAACTCATACGCCCCTGATAGAATCACCATTATTATTTTGGAAATCCGTGATTAAATTTTTACAAGAAGAGTTTGAATAA